In Nitrososphaerales archaeon, the genomic stretch CTATTATGATTGTGCTGACCGCTTCGGGGAGCCCTCCGAGGACCGGAATCAGGACCACGGCCGGTAACAGAATCGGCGCGGGTATCGATGAAATGATTTCAAGAATCGGGGAGACGGTGTCGTAGAGCTTGAAGTTGAGGGAGATGACGATTCCCAAGGGCAGCCCGATGGCCACGCATATGCCGTAGACGTACCACACCCTTAGGAAGGAAGTGCCCAGCGCATACAGGACAGAAAGCTCGTCTGCTCCGACAGTCGAGAGGGACGGGAGCCTCCCGAGGCTGGCGCCTCCCGATCTCGTGATCGCGATCGCGACTAGGAAGAGGAAGAGAGCTAGGAAGATCAGCACGGCGTACTTCAGCCCCTTCCTGAATCTCGAGATGGTGGAAGTGAATCTAGAGACCCCTCTCCCTTGCGTAAACAAGAAGAGTTTCGAGACGGCTCGTTGGTTGACCCAAGAATAGAACTTCATGATTGGGTCCCTGTGCTTTTCCCGCGGTTCCTCCATCATCTTGTACCTCTCAGACCAGAGGGCAAATTCCCTGATGAACAAATACCTCCAGAGAACTACCGCCGCGATAATCCCTCCTATCAGCAGCGCATAATTCGCAGCGTCAAAAACAGTGGAACTTGTGAACTGTTCTACTGCAACTCCAATCCCGTATGTGACCGGAACAGTGAAGGGACCGTATGAGATTATCTCGCTTGCGACGAGGAAGAATAGCCCCACTGCCCACGAGGTCTGTGTGTTGTATGCTATCCTGCTCAAGGAGGCGGGAATGTACATGGACTTCATTCTCTGCCACAGGCTTGAGTTGGTCAAGTTCAGAAGGTCGGCGTAGTCCTGCGGTATGGCCTTGACCGCCTCGTAGACTCCGAACGCTATGTTCCAGGACATGCTTGTGAAAATCAAAATGACGACCGCCAGGTTCACGCCTACTTGGTTCGGTATCGCGCCATAGATTGCGATGATGACGAATGGGAAGAATCCTAGGATTGGTATCGATTGAAATATGTCGAGTAGAGGGAGTATCACTCCCTCGGCTCGCCTGTTCCTGGCGGCGGCGATACCCACAGCGAGCGCGAAGACTACGCTCAGCCCGAGCGCGAGAAACATCCTCAGCCAAGAAGCTGCTATGTCGATGGCAATCAGGCCAAATTCAAGGGACACTGTGAGCCTTCGAAAGGCGCCGCGATGCTATGGCGTATTTACGGTTTCGTTTACCCGATGTACGGGGTGCTCGACGTGTCGAACCTTCTGATCATCTCATACTCGCCTTTGTCCCTGAAGCCGGCGTACCTCGGGAGTTCAGGGAAGATCTGGTCGAGGGGCTTGACTGTCATGTCGGAAGCGAGGTGCTTCGCGCCGAGGAATTGGTCAGTCACCTCCCTGCTCAACTTCCTCACCTGCCTGTCGTCAGTGTAGCCGAGGCTGTGCAGGTATTCGTGCAGGAGTATCATGAAGACGTACGAGTTCTTCCTCGACCTCGACCTTGAAAGTTTCTCCACGATCTTGAGCAGGTTCCTGTTCATGACGATGACGTTCGACCCCATCTCGTGGTAGGCACCGATGTTGTTAGGTATGTCTCCGAGGACAAGCGTCAGCCCTGCCCTGTGCATTCCCAGGGATTGCTCGGTGGCCGCCTTCACCATTTCGAATATCCGGTCGAAGCCGTCAGCCGAGACTAGAGCCCGTCTGTTGTCACTTGAGGTCAGTTTACCCTTGCCCTCCTGACTCTGACGGGTGGAGAGTAGTTAAGCCCGTACCTCTCGAATCCTTCAGCTATTCG encodes the following:
- a CDS encoding ABC transporter permease subunit, whose protein sequence is MSLEFGLIAIDIAASWLRMFLALGLSVVFALAVGIAAARNRRAEGVILPLLDIFQSIPILGFFPFVIIAIYGAIPNQVGVNLAVVILIFTSMSWNIAFGVYEAVKAIPQDYADLLNLTNSSLWQRMKSMYIPASLSRIAYNTQTSWAVGLFFLVASEIISYGPFTVPVTYGIGVAVEQFTSSTVFDAANYALLIGGIIAAVVLWRYLFIREFALWSERYKMMEEPREKHRDPIMKFYSWVNQRAVSKLFLFTQGRGVSRFTSTISRFRKGLKYAVLIFLALFLFLVAIAITRSGGASLGRLPSLSTVGADELSVLYALGTSFLRVWYVYGICVAIGLPLGIVISLNFKLYDTVSPILEIISSIPAPILLPAVVLIPVLGGLPEAVSTIIIVLAIIWYIIFNVMAGVRTLPADIKDLPHVFSTGRGSAWRNVYFPGAITGFVTGSITAIGGAWNALIISEYFTVTNPTTGKITVLTQVPAGIGKTIDLAAFSGDNLTLALAVISMTVLIVAFNLTVWRRIYHYATKRYTYNY